The Bifidobacterium eulemuris genome includes a window with the following:
- a CDS encoding DUF6442 family protein, producing the protein MTGRHGFDTTSAAKLDRAEILARSRHEASDEGELHIANRSNYYEALFAAIEILAVILFAIVWYWTGDHSYLDLLGVLAPFFALSLAMISGRSLALYQGRGRQRTWLVRTVGGLLLSAVFLVLFMVHLAA; encoded by the coding sequence ATGACTGGGCGTCACGGCTTCGATACCACATCCGCCGCCAAGCTCGACCGCGCGGAAATCCTCGCACGCAGCCGGCATGAGGCATCGGACGAGGGGGAGCTTCATATCGCGAACCGTTCCAACTATTACGAGGCGTTGTTCGCGGCCATCGAAATCCTCGCGGTCATACTGTTCGCCATCGTCTGGTATTGGACGGGGGATCACAGTTACCTGGATCTTCTCGGCGTGCTCGCCCCGTTCTTCGCGCTGTCCTTGGCCATGATCTCAGGCAGGAGTCTGGCGCTATACCAAGGGCGTGGCCGGCAGCGCACGTGGCTGGTGCGCACGGTGGGAGGATTGCTGCTTTCCGCCGTCTTCCTCGTGCTGTTCATGGTTCATCTGGCGGCCTGA
- a CDS encoding helix-turn-helix transcriptional regulator, whose product MRPSGEDELVLHNNLKRLRAERGLSQAALAELVGVSRNTISSIETGQYTPTAKLALVLCVALDQKFEDVFYF is encoded by the coding sequence ATGAGACCGAGTGGAGAGGACGAACTCGTCCTGCACAACAACCTCAAGCGACTTCGCGCCGAGCGAGGCCTTTCCCAGGCCGCGCTGGCGGAACTTGTCGGAGTCTCCCGCAATACGATCAGCTCGATCGAAACCGGCCAATATACCCCCACCGCCAAGCTCGCGCTTGTCCTATGCGTCGCGCTCGACCAAAAATTCGAGGATGTGTTCTATTTCTAG